A genomic window from Gossypium hirsutum isolate 1008001.06 chromosome D12, Gossypium_hirsutum_v2.1, whole genome shotgun sequence includes:
- the LOC107947215 gene encoding uncharacterized protein isoform X1: MFPGFRITSMKGRTQRADTHDDWGDGSWTVDCICGVNFDDGEEMVKCDECGVWVHTRCSRYTKGEELFACDKCKNKSNRNDSEETEVAQLLVELPTKTVRIESSSTRRPFRLWTDIPMEERVHVQGVPGGEPGLFSGLSGVFTPQLWKCTGYVPKKFNFQYREFPCWDENKDDDNKNGKQNEFESGNPADNGAGVLFSLSKERVFSAPMHPKKDVLNEGKKSESEDFEGKHWQNGVRKDRGVLQPVTAPSSKQKKDEPGVFKDRSTRKKSRSSAEKEAYEKKRSVQPHKTVFRPSCDAKQLEFYEDRVPKSATGVQSGKNKNLKDSVHQEPTSDGNLASNHAVERPKNNSSGKEHASEVSTSSMSGHDSIRIDGKEEKADDQLPAAITSTPKTEDLAQLPLVSKYTGITPIKEEGHGVAIDKVDGVVVEGSTRSPQDHQVDALASTALKVQGNNILKDSNSGISCSFDKSDIEVKREMNDDDSNVVLINQRSNPDDTKDTEISFHQTSETPQMNDLVGGFSHSSDSKARINESEIVADCHSDKANELSGHCSLLKCDLEGSEVSETLKKISPESNRIPRSSEESKPSINVLTPEEQSNQRKMAACVGKSSSTSSASIFAVSSVPDTDSQNNSKQQVMPDNNVSSKKGHATNDVPRDGDRHDLSRKAVKERPKSSYSSTSKVPHQSRISHASISKRNISESKDSVPSSSLKASLMQNSSVTSVSGESAGSLQSQSASFIHQNKTSASGFPQKGEKSSQSSSQPASKSAHASSVHPFATSNSTTLSDEELALLLHQELNSSPRVPRVPRVRQAGSFPQLASATATSMLMKRTSSSGGKDHSMVPRRKNKDASKDGSRGSRELDHDAKRTDKVLSSHDQRQDLGSTMDASAKRNGKNVHATPSTATNSGPSSSTEANEQNLSYVRSSPRNLSDDDTGTARGSVPRTLPGLINDIMSKGRRMTYEELCNAVLPHWPNLRKHNGERYAYSTHSQAVLDCLRNRQEWAQLVDRGPKTNSSKKRRKADAEDSDDNEFGKGRSTKEVESKSLESQKEEFPKGKRKARKRRRLALQGRGIKDVRRRRKVDFSDDDAGPFSNSSEESMFSDDEIQGSGACPVGSDASASSD, translated from the exons ATGTTTCCAG GGTTTAGGATAACAAGTATGAAAGGCCGGACGCAGCGGGCCGATACCCATGATGACTGGGGAGACGGTTCATGGACCGTGGACTGCATCTGCGGTGTCAATTTTGACGACGGTGAAGAGATGGTGAAGTGCGATGAGTGCGGCGTCTGGGTGCATACGCGCTGCTCCCGTTACACCAAGGGAGAAGAGTTGTTTGCCTGTGACAAGTGCAAGAACAAAAGCAACCGTAACGACAGCGAGGAAACGGAAGTGGCTCAGTTGTTGGTTGAACTGCCAACGAAAACAGTTAGGATAGAGAGTAGTTCTACCCGACGGCCCTTTAGGCTTTGGACTGATATCCCCATGGAAGAGCGTGTTCATGTTCAAGGGGTTCCTGGAGGGGAACCTGGTTTGTTTAGTGGGCTGTCTGGGGTTTTTACGCCTCAACTATGGAAGTGTACTGGGTATGTGCCTAAGAAGTTTAATTTCCAGTATAGGGAATTCCCTTGTTGGGATGAGAACAAAGATGATGATAACAAAAATGGTAAGCAGAATGAGTTTGAGAGTGGGAATCCTGCTGATAATGGTGCCGGAGTTCTGTTTTCTTTGTCTAAAGAGAGGGTGTTTAGTGCTCCGATGCATCCAAAGAAGGATGTTTTAAATGAAGGGAAGAAGAGTGAGAGTGAAGATTTTGAGGGAAAGCATTGGCAGAATGGAGTAAGGAAAGATAGGGGTGTACTTCAGCCTGTTACGGCACCCTCCAGTAAGCAGAAAAAAGATGAGCCTGGGGTGTTCAAAGATAGGAGTACAAGAAAGAAGTCTAGAAGTTCTGCTGAGAAAGAGGCTTACGAGAAGAAGAGATCTGTACAGCCCCATAAAACAG TGTTTAGACCCAGCTGTGATGCAAAACAATTGGAATTTTATGAAGACAGAGTTCCAAAGTCCGCGACCGGTGTCCAGAGTGGAAAGAACAAAAATTTGAAGGACAGTGTGCATCAAGAACCAACTTCAGATGGTAATCTTGCATCGAACCATGCGGTTGAAAGACCCAAGAACAACTCAAGTGGAAAAGAGCATGCTTCAGAGGTCTCCACTTCTAGCATGTCTGGACATGATTCGATTAGAATTGATGGGAAGGAGGAGAAGGCTGATGATCAACTTCCTGCAGCTATTACAAGCACTCCAAAAACAGAAGATCTCGCTCAATTGCCATTAGTGAGCAAATATACTGGGATAACTCCTATTAAAGAAGAG GGTCATGGTGTGGCAATTGACAAAGTAGATGGTGTTGTAGTAGAAGGTTCTACAAGAAGTCCTCAGGACCATCAGGTTGATGCTTTGGCTAGTACTGCCCTGAAAGTTCAGGGAAATAATATTCTTAAAGATTCTAATAGCGGCATCTCTTGCAGCTTTGATAAATCTGATATTGAAGTGAAAAGAGAAATGAATGATGATGATTCTAATGTTGTCTTAATTAATCAACGTTCTAATCCTGATGATACTAAAGACACAGAAATATCTTTTCATCAGACATCAGAAACCCCCCAAATGAATGATTTGGTTGGAGGATTTTCACATTCGTCTGACAGTAAGGCAAGAATCAATGAATCAGAAATTGTTGCTGATTGTCATTCTGATAAAGCAAATGAGTTGTCTGGCCATTGTTCGTTGCTAAAATGCGATTTGGAGGGTTCAGAAGTTTCTGAGACTCTGAAGAAAATTTCTCCAGAATCCAATCGTATTCCTAGATCTTCTGAAGAGTCTAAACCAAGTATAAATGTTCTGACCCCTGAAGAACAGTCTAACCAGCGTAAAATGGCAGCATGCGTTGGAAAGTCATCTTCCACCTCATCCGCTTCCATATTTGCTGTATCATCTGTTCCTGATACAGATTCTCAGAATAACTCAAAGCAACAAGTAATGCCTGACAACAATGTGAGCAGTAAGAAAGGTCACGCTACAAATGATGTGCCTAGGGATGGAGACAGACATGACTTATCACGTAAGGCAGTAAAAGAGCGACCAAAATCCTCTTATAGTTCTACGTCAAAAGTCCCACACCAAAGCAGGATCTCACATGCTTCCATTTCAAAAAGAAACATATCTGAGTCAAAAGATTCTGTGCCTTCCTCATCTTTAAAGGCATCTTTGATGCAGAATAGTTCAGTTACGTCAGTCTCTGGTGAGTCTGCCGGCTCACTGCAAAGTCAGTCTGCTTCTTTCATTCATCAAAACAAGACATCGGCTTCAGGTTTCCCACAGAAAGGTGAAAAGTCCAGTCAGTCAAGTTCCCAGCCAGCATCTAAGTCTGCACATGCATCATCAGTACATCCCTTTGCAACATCAAATTCCACTACTCTAAGTGATGAAGAG CTTGCTTTGCTTTTGCATCAAGAACTTAATAGTTCTCCAAGAGTACCTCGTGTTCCACGTGTGCGGCAGGCTGGGAGCTTTCCTCAGCTGGCATCTGCAACTGCCACAAGCATGCTAATGAAACGCACATCTAGCTCGGGAGGAAAGGATCACAGTATG GTCCCTAGAAGAAAAAACAAGGATGCATCTAAAGATGGGTCCCGTGGATCTCGTGAGCTTGATCATGATGCTAAAAGAACTGATAAAGTGCTATCTTCACATGATCAGAGACAAGATCTTGGTTCTACCATGGATGCTTCTGCTAAAAGGAATGGCAAGAATGTACATGCCACACCCTCCACAGCCACAAACAGTGGCCCTTCTTCTTCAACTGAAGCTAATGAGCAAAATTTGTCATATGTACGTAGTTCACCTAGAAATTTATCTGATGATGACACAGGCACAGCTCGTGGTTCTGTACCTCGTACTTTACCTG GCTTGATAAATGACATTATGAGCAAAGGCAGGCGAATGACTTATGAAGAGCTTTGTAATGCAGTCCTGCCG CATTGGCCTAACTTGAGGAAACATAATGGAGAACGATATGCGTATTCTACTCATTCTCAAGCTGTTCTTGATTGCCTAAGAAATCGACAAGAATGGGCTCAGTTAGTTGATCGTGGCCCCAAG ACTAATTCAAGTAAGAAAAGGCGCAAGGCAGATGCTGAAGATTCAGACGATAACGAATTCGGCAAGGGAAGAAGTACGAAAGAGGTAGAAAGCAAAAGCCTCGAGTCACAGAAAGAAGAGTTCCCCAAAGGCAAAAGGAAAGCGAGGAAGCGCAGGCGACTGGCTTTGCAAGGAAGAGGAATAAAAGATGTCCGCAGGAGAAGGAAAGTAGATTTCAGTGATGATGATGCCGGACCCTTCTCTAACTCAAGTGAGGAGAGCATGTTCAGTGACGATGAGATCCAAGGAAGCGGAGCTTGCCCAGTGGGAAGTGACGCCTCAGCAAGCTCTGATTAG
- the LOC107947215 gene encoding uncharacterized protein isoform X2: protein MKGRTQRADTHDDWGDGSWTVDCICGVNFDDGEEMVKCDECGVWVHTRCSRYTKGEELFACDKCKNKSNRNDSEETEVAQLLVELPTKTVRIESSSTRRPFRLWTDIPMEERVHVQGVPGGEPGLFSGLSGVFTPQLWKCTGYVPKKFNFQYREFPCWDENKDDDNKNGKQNEFESGNPADNGAGVLFSLSKERVFSAPMHPKKDVLNEGKKSESEDFEGKHWQNGVRKDRGVLQPVTAPSSKQKKDEPGVFKDRSTRKKSRSSAEKEAYEKKRSVQPHKTVFRPSCDAKQLEFYEDRVPKSATGVQSGKNKNLKDSVHQEPTSDGNLASNHAVERPKNNSSGKEHASEVSTSSMSGHDSIRIDGKEEKADDQLPAAITSTPKTEDLAQLPLVSKYTGITPIKEEGHGVAIDKVDGVVVEGSTRSPQDHQVDALASTALKVQGNNILKDSNSGISCSFDKSDIEVKREMNDDDSNVVLINQRSNPDDTKDTEISFHQTSETPQMNDLVGGFSHSSDSKARINESEIVADCHSDKANELSGHCSLLKCDLEGSEVSETLKKISPESNRIPRSSEESKPSINVLTPEEQSNQRKMAACVGKSSSTSSASIFAVSSVPDTDSQNNSKQQVMPDNNVSSKKGHATNDVPRDGDRHDLSRKAVKERPKSSYSSTSKVPHQSRISHASISKRNISESKDSVPSSSLKASLMQNSSVTSVSGESAGSLQSQSASFIHQNKTSASGFPQKGEKSSQSSSQPASKSAHASSVHPFATSNSTTLSDEELALLLHQELNSSPRVPRVPRVRQAGSFPQLASATATSMLMKRTSSSGGKDHSMVPRRKNKDASKDGSRGSRELDHDAKRTDKVLSSHDQRQDLGSTMDASAKRNGKNVHATPSTATNSGPSSSTEANEQNLSYVRSSPRNLSDDDTGTARGSVPRTLPGLINDIMSKGRRMTYEELCNAVLPHWPNLRKHNGERYAYSTHSQAVLDCLRNRQEWAQLVDRGPKTNSSKKRRKADAEDSDDNEFGKGRSTKEVESKSLESQKEEFPKGKRKARKRRRLALQGRGIKDVRRRRKVDFSDDDAGPFSNSSEESMFSDDEIQGSGACPVGSDASASSD from the exons ATGAAAGGCCGGACGCAGCGGGCCGATACCCATGATGACTGGGGAGACGGTTCATGGACCGTGGACTGCATCTGCGGTGTCAATTTTGACGACGGTGAAGAGATGGTGAAGTGCGATGAGTGCGGCGTCTGGGTGCATACGCGCTGCTCCCGTTACACCAAGGGAGAAGAGTTGTTTGCCTGTGACAAGTGCAAGAACAAAAGCAACCGTAACGACAGCGAGGAAACGGAAGTGGCTCAGTTGTTGGTTGAACTGCCAACGAAAACAGTTAGGATAGAGAGTAGTTCTACCCGACGGCCCTTTAGGCTTTGGACTGATATCCCCATGGAAGAGCGTGTTCATGTTCAAGGGGTTCCTGGAGGGGAACCTGGTTTGTTTAGTGGGCTGTCTGGGGTTTTTACGCCTCAACTATGGAAGTGTACTGGGTATGTGCCTAAGAAGTTTAATTTCCAGTATAGGGAATTCCCTTGTTGGGATGAGAACAAAGATGATGATAACAAAAATGGTAAGCAGAATGAGTTTGAGAGTGGGAATCCTGCTGATAATGGTGCCGGAGTTCTGTTTTCTTTGTCTAAAGAGAGGGTGTTTAGTGCTCCGATGCATCCAAAGAAGGATGTTTTAAATGAAGGGAAGAAGAGTGAGAGTGAAGATTTTGAGGGAAAGCATTGGCAGAATGGAGTAAGGAAAGATAGGGGTGTACTTCAGCCTGTTACGGCACCCTCCAGTAAGCAGAAAAAAGATGAGCCTGGGGTGTTCAAAGATAGGAGTACAAGAAAGAAGTCTAGAAGTTCTGCTGAGAAAGAGGCTTACGAGAAGAAGAGATCTGTACAGCCCCATAAAACAG TGTTTAGACCCAGCTGTGATGCAAAACAATTGGAATTTTATGAAGACAGAGTTCCAAAGTCCGCGACCGGTGTCCAGAGTGGAAAGAACAAAAATTTGAAGGACAGTGTGCATCAAGAACCAACTTCAGATGGTAATCTTGCATCGAACCATGCGGTTGAAAGACCCAAGAACAACTCAAGTGGAAAAGAGCATGCTTCAGAGGTCTCCACTTCTAGCATGTCTGGACATGATTCGATTAGAATTGATGGGAAGGAGGAGAAGGCTGATGATCAACTTCCTGCAGCTATTACAAGCACTCCAAAAACAGAAGATCTCGCTCAATTGCCATTAGTGAGCAAATATACTGGGATAACTCCTATTAAAGAAGAG GGTCATGGTGTGGCAATTGACAAAGTAGATGGTGTTGTAGTAGAAGGTTCTACAAGAAGTCCTCAGGACCATCAGGTTGATGCTTTGGCTAGTACTGCCCTGAAAGTTCAGGGAAATAATATTCTTAAAGATTCTAATAGCGGCATCTCTTGCAGCTTTGATAAATCTGATATTGAAGTGAAAAGAGAAATGAATGATGATGATTCTAATGTTGTCTTAATTAATCAACGTTCTAATCCTGATGATACTAAAGACACAGAAATATCTTTTCATCAGACATCAGAAACCCCCCAAATGAATGATTTGGTTGGAGGATTTTCACATTCGTCTGACAGTAAGGCAAGAATCAATGAATCAGAAATTGTTGCTGATTGTCATTCTGATAAAGCAAATGAGTTGTCTGGCCATTGTTCGTTGCTAAAATGCGATTTGGAGGGTTCAGAAGTTTCTGAGACTCTGAAGAAAATTTCTCCAGAATCCAATCGTATTCCTAGATCTTCTGAAGAGTCTAAACCAAGTATAAATGTTCTGACCCCTGAAGAACAGTCTAACCAGCGTAAAATGGCAGCATGCGTTGGAAAGTCATCTTCCACCTCATCCGCTTCCATATTTGCTGTATCATCTGTTCCTGATACAGATTCTCAGAATAACTCAAAGCAACAAGTAATGCCTGACAACAATGTGAGCAGTAAGAAAGGTCACGCTACAAATGATGTGCCTAGGGATGGAGACAGACATGACTTATCACGTAAGGCAGTAAAAGAGCGACCAAAATCCTCTTATAGTTCTACGTCAAAAGTCCCACACCAAAGCAGGATCTCACATGCTTCCATTTCAAAAAGAAACATATCTGAGTCAAAAGATTCTGTGCCTTCCTCATCTTTAAAGGCATCTTTGATGCAGAATAGTTCAGTTACGTCAGTCTCTGGTGAGTCTGCCGGCTCACTGCAAAGTCAGTCTGCTTCTTTCATTCATCAAAACAAGACATCGGCTTCAGGTTTCCCACAGAAAGGTGAAAAGTCCAGTCAGTCAAGTTCCCAGCCAGCATCTAAGTCTGCACATGCATCATCAGTACATCCCTTTGCAACATCAAATTCCACTACTCTAAGTGATGAAGAG CTTGCTTTGCTTTTGCATCAAGAACTTAATAGTTCTCCAAGAGTACCTCGTGTTCCACGTGTGCGGCAGGCTGGGAGCTTTCCTCAGCTGGCATCTGCAACTGCCACAAGCATGCTAATGAAACGCACATCTAGCTCGGGAGGAAAGGATCACAGTATG GTCCCTAGAAGAAAAAACAAGGATGCATCTAAAGATGGGTCCCGTGGATCTCGTGAGCTTGATCATGATGCTAAAAGAACTGATAAAGTGCTATCTTCACATGATCAGAGACAAGATCTTGGTTCTACCATGGATGCTTCTGCTAAAAGGAATGGCAAGAATGTACATGCCACACCCTCCACAGCCACAAACAGTGGCCCTTCTTCTTCAACTGAAGCTAATGAGCAAAATTTGTCATATGTACGTAGTTCACCTAGAAATTTATCTGATGATGACACAGGCACAGCTCGTGGTTCTGTACCTCGTACTTTACCTG GCTTGATAAATGACATTATGAGCAAAGGCAGGCGAATGACTTATGAAGAGCTTTGTAATGCAGTCCTGCCG CATTGGCCTAACTTGAGGAAACATAATGGAGAACGATATGCGTATTCTACTCATTCTCAAGCTGTTCTTGATTGCCTAAGAAATCGACAAGAATGGGCTCAGTTAGTTGATCGTGGCCCCAAG ACTAATTCAAGTAAGAAAAGGCGCAAGGCAGATGCTGAAGATTCAGACGATAACGAATTCGGCAAGGGAAGAAGTACGAAAGAGGTAGAAAGCAAAAGCCTCGAGTCACAGAAAGAAGAGTTCCCCAAAGGCAAAAGGAAAGCGAGGAAGCGCAGGCGACTGGCTTTGCAAGGAAGAGGAATAAAAGATGTCCGCAGGAGAAGGAAAGTAGATTTCAGTGATGATGATGCCGGACCCTTCTCTAACTCAAGTGAGGAGAGCATGTTCAGTGACGATGAGATCCAAGGAAGCGGAGCTTGCCCAGTGGGAAGTGACGCCTCAGCAAGCTCTGATTAG